From Flaviflexus ciconiae:
GCCCCGACGATCTGCGTATCCGGCAACTGTTCACCAGACTTGCTGACGGCAAGGTGCAAGAGATCATTATTGCGACCGACCCGAACATCGAGGGTGAGGCCACCGCTTCCTATCTGATCCGTTCTCTCGCCCCCATGGGAGTCAACGTCTCCCGTCTGGCCTCCGGCCTTCCGGTAGGCGGCGACCTTGAGTATGCTGACGAAATCACGCTCTCTCGAGCCTTCGAGGGACGCACAATGGTGCATAGGACTTCTGCCGACCCGAACGGCACGAAGGAGACCTAATATTGCACTCATCACCATCCAATTAATGAGAAATGTGGGATGGACTCTAGGAGTGTTCGGCAAATGGTCGGACAATGGGAGCCACCCAATCAGACGGAGTAGACATCGTGAGCCTTGTAGTCCAGAAGTACGGCGGATCGTCGGTATCGGATGCTGACGCGCTGAAGCGCGTCGCAAAGCGCATTGTCGACACAAAAAAGGCCGGCAACGATGTCGTCGTTGTCGTCTCCGCCATGGGCGACACGACCGATGAACTTCTCGACCTCGCTGCACAGATCACGTCCAAGCCGCCCGCTCGGGAAATGGATATTCTCCTCACCGCAGGCGAGCGCGTCTCAATGTCGCTGCTTGCGATGGCGGTTGATGAACTGGGTGTTCCCGCGCACGCCTACACGGGCCAGCAGGCAGGGCTCCGTACCGACAACCAGTACGGCAAGGCCTCGATCGTCGGTATTGTTCCGGAACGAATCGCCCGTGATGTGAAGGACGGATCCGTTGCCATCATCGCCGGATTCCAGGGCGTCAACGAACTGAACGACGTCACGACCCTCGGTCGCGGCGGATCTGACACGACCGCTGTTGCGCTTGCGGCGGCCATGCATGCCGATGTTTGCGAGATCTACACGGATGTCGACGGCCTCTACTCGGCCGATCCTCGGATCGTGCCGTCCGCGCACCGAGTGCAGTCCCTCGACTACGAGGAAACCCTTGAACTAGCTGGGCAGGGAGCGAAGATCCTGCATCTGCGGGCGGTGGAGTTTGCACGCAAGTACAACGTGCCGCTCCACGTGCGCTCCTCATTCTCCGAACTGGAAGGAACCTGGATCATGAACAAGGACGAACGGGACATGGAGTCCCCCATCATCACCGGAATCGCCCACGACCGTTCGCAGTCGAAGCTGTCGATTCTCGGTGTGCCGGACGTCCCCGGTAAGGCCGCGAAGGTCTTCGGGAAGGTTGCCGAGGTTGGCGCCAACATCGACATGATCGTCCAGAACGTGGCAGCGTCGGATCCCGGTAAAACCGATATTTCCTTCACGCTGCCGAGCGACAGCGCAGCCGTTGCTCTGAAGGCCATCGAAGAGATGAAGGACGAGCTTCAGTACCGCGAGGTGACCTACAACGAGAAGGTCGGCAAGCTCTCCCTGATCGGAGCCGGCATGCGCTCCCACCCGGGCGTTTCCGCGAAGCTGTTCGGTGCGCTCGCGAATACGGGGATCAACATCGACATGATTTCGACGTCGGAGATCCGTATTTCTGTTGTTGTACACATTGACCAATTGGATGAAGCGGTCCGTGCAGTCCACACGGCATTCGACCTCGATGCCGAAGACACTCAGGCCGTGGTTTACGGAGGGACAGGACGATGAGCATCACTCTTGCAGTAGTAGGGGCAACCGGACAGGTTGGACAGGTCATGCGGGACCTTCTCGAACAGCGTGGCACGAAGGCAGATAAGATCCGTTTCTTTGCCTCGTCCCGTTCCGCCGGAACCGAGCTCGAGTTCCGCGGCGAAAAGATTGTTGTCGAGGACGTTGCAACGGCCGATTACTCCGGCATTGATATTGCAATCTTCTCCGCGGGTGGCGGCACCTCCAAGGAATATGCCCCCAAGTTCGCGGCAGCTGGCGCGGTCGTCGTGGATAACAGCTCGGCATGGCGTAAGGACCCCGAGGTTCCCCTCGTCGTCTCCGAAGTGAACCCCGATGCGATCACGAACCGCCCGAAGGGCATTATCGCGAACCCGAACTGCACGACCATGGCAGCTATGCCGGTCCTGAAGCCCCTCCACGAGGAAGCTGGACTGGCCCGTCTCATCGTGTCCTCGTACCAGGCAGTCTCCGGATCCGGCCTTGCCGGGGTCTCGGAGCTCACCGACCAGGTGCAGGCAGGTGCGCAGCAGGACCTTACGCAGCTTGTCACAGACGGCTCCGCAGTCGATCTGCCCGAACCGAACACCTACGTAGCTCCGATCGCCTTCAACGTTGTTGCCTTCGCTGGCGGCCTTGTTGATGATGGCAGTAACGAGACCGATGAAGAGCAGAAGCTCCGGTTCGAGTCCCGCAAGATCCTGAACGTCCCGGAGCTCGCAGTCTCCGGCACGTGCGTCCGCGTACCCGTCTACTCGGGCCACGGCCTTGCCATCAACGCCGAGTTCGATCGCGAGATCGACGTGGAGAAGGCCACGAAGCTTCTCGAGGCAGCCCCAGGGGTCGAAGTTGTTGATGTCCCGAACCCGCTCCAGGCCGCAGGTCAGGACCCGTCGTTCGTTGGCCGTATCCGAGCCGACCAGTCCGTTCCCGGCGGCAAGGGCCTCGCCATGTTCGTCGTTGGCGACAACCTCCGCAAGGGTGCCGCCCTCAACGCAATCCAGATTGCCGAACTCCTCATCGAGGAGCTGGACGCCTAGTTCCGATCATCACGGAGATTCCTTCACCGGATCGTCTAAAACCTGAAAACCTTGGTGGGGCGCAGTTTCAAACTGCGCCCCACCAAGCGTGAATACGATGAATTGGTTCGCGCATGGAAGATCCGCGGATGAGAATGACCCTCCTCAGGTGGCGGGGACCTGCGCTCGGTAGCAGCCGCGGGAAAGCAAGCCGGTTCGGTATTGCCTAGTCGCCACCCGAGTTGAGGAGTGCCCGCTCGTCGGGTCTGTGAATGAGGATCTGTTCGATGTAGGAGCGGGTGGAGTAGGCCATGGAAACGTCATGCCCGGCCTTTTCCGACATGTACCAGCGGTGTTCGAGAAGTTCGTGGTAGAGCTCGGCGGGCTGGAGACGGCCCCGGAGGTGGACGGGGATGGCGCTGACCGATGGCTCGAAGATGTTCAGCATCCACGACTGAGCAACGGTGCGTAGGGGTTCGTCGGTTAGGCCAGAATGGGCCCGGTAGGATTCGATGTCATTGAGGAGCCTGCGCGCCTGGTTCTCTTCCACGTCGAGACCGGTGAGCCGCATGATTTGTCGGTGATAGTGGCCAGCATCGACAACAACGGGTTGGATCGACACCGAGGTGCCCGCGCTATCAGTTGTCATGGTAAACTCGCCGACGTCAAAACCGAGTGAGTTGAGCCGGTTGATCCTGTCATCCATCCGCCAACGCTCGTTCGTCGCAAAGGAATCGACCCTGGTGAGCTCGCCCCACAGGGTCGTATAGCGCTCTTCGAGTCGGTCGCCAAGGGCAATGACGTTAACATCTGCGTCCAGCATTTCGCCTGACTGGAGATCCATGAGCTCGCCAATGATATTTGTGCGGGCCACGTCGATATCGTAGGTCCGTTTTCCGTTCGACAATTTCTCGTATAGTTCGCCCGTTTCGGCATCGACCAGGTAGGCGGCGAACGCACCGGCATCCCTGCGGAACAGGGTGTTAGACAGTGACACGTCGCCCCAGTAGAAGCCGAGCAGGTGCAGGCGGACAAGAAGGATCGACAGGGCGTCGATCAGTCGGTCAGCCGTCTCGGGCTTGAGCCACTGCCCGAACAGTGCCCGGTAGGGCAACGAGTACGGCAGATGTTCGGTGATGAGAGCTGCCTGTAGGGGGCTCCCGTCAGCGCTTACCCGGCCGGTGACGACCGCCAGGGGCGTGACCGCGGGAGCGTCGATCTTGCCAAGGTCCCGCAGCATGTCGTACTCGCGGTGAGCGATGGAATCGGAGATTTCCTTGATGGCGATAACGCGGCCCTCGAGGTGCGCGAATTGCACGACATGCCTCGAGATGCCCCGAGGTAGGGCCGCGATCGTCTCCTCCGGCCAGTTCTCCAAAGGTAGGTGCCACGGAAGATCGAACAGTGCGGGTTCGGGATATGCGGCAGTGATTTGGAGGGAAACTGACACGGAGGCCTTTCTGGGCGTAAGGCGCCCACCTGGTGAACTAACGCCGGTTCAGGGCGTTGCCAGTTGACTGGCTGAAGAAGTAGCCGGTGCCCGGCTTTAGCTGGACGTGGATGACCTCGTCTGCTTCGGGGACAGACGCGGGAGGGATGCGGATAACAACCTGGTCGGACCCATCGCCGGAACCGAATTTGTCGACCTCTGACTCGTGTCCAAGGACGCTACCGTAAATGTAGGCATCGGAGCCGAGTTCCTCGACAAGGGTGACCTTGACGGGGATTGTGTACTCGGCGCCAGCTTCGGCACGTTCGAGGTTCTCGGGACGGAAACCGACGATGATGCGGTTGTCATCTTCCGGGCTGATTGAAGACTGCACATCGGCGGGAAGCGGAACACGAGCCTCGCCGTAGATGGCGTGGTCACCATCGATACGCCAGGAACCGATGTTCATCGCGGGGGAGCCGATGAAGCCGGCGACGAAGCGGTTGGCGGGGGAGTCGTACATTTCGCGCGGGGTGCCAACCTGCTGGAGGAGACCGTCCTTGAGGACCGCGATCCGGTCACCCATGGTCAGGGCCTCGGTCTGGTCGTGCGTGACGTAGACGGTGGTGATGCCGAGGCGGCGCTGGAGCGACGCAATCTGGGTGCGGGTCTGGACGCGGAGCTTCGCATCGAGGTTCGACAGCGGCTCATCCATAAGGAACACCTGGGGCTGACGAACAATTGCACGGCCCATCGCGACGCGCTGACGCTGGCCACCGGAAAGTGCCTTAGGCTTGCGCTCGAGGTACTCCTCAAGGTCAAGAATCTTTGCGGCCTCCAGGACGCGCGCGTTGATCTCTTCCTTTGGGGTGCCCGCGATCTTCAGGGCAAAGCCCATGTTCTGGGCCACTGTCATGTGGGGGTAGAGGGCGTAGTTCTGGAACACCATTGCGATGTCCCTGTCCTTCGGGGTGACGTCTGTGACGTCCTTATCGCCAATGAAGATGCGTCCCTGATCGACTTCTTCAAGACCGGCAAGCATGCGGAGTGACGTTGACTTTCCACATCCCGAGGGTCCAACGAGAACGAGAAACTCGCCGTCCTCAATTTCTAGGTTGAGCGAATCAACCGCCGGCTTATCTGAGCCGGGGTAAACGCGCGTGGCGTTGCTAAAGGTTACAGTGGCCATGAGAGGTCCCTTCACCGGCAGGTACGTGCCGGACGATCCGATGTGAAGGTGCCGGTACCGGGTGTCGGCACTGACACGGCCACTTAAAGAATGGAGA
This genomic window contains:
- a CDS encoding aspartate-semialdehyde dehydrogenase is translated as MSITLAVVGATGQVGQVMRDLLEQRGTKADKIRFFASSRSAGTELEFRGEKIVVEDVATADYSGIDIAIFSAGGGTSKEYAPKFAAAGAVVVDNSSAWRKDPEVPLVVSEVNPDAITNRPKGIIANPNCTTMAAMPVLKPLHEEAGLARLIVSSYQAVSGSGLAGVSELTDQVQAGAQQDLTQLVTDGSAVDLPEPNTYVAPIAFNVVAFAGGLVDDGSNETDEEQKLRFESRKILNVPELAVSGTCVRVPVYSGHGLAINAEFDREIDVEKATKLLEAAPGVEVVDVPNPLQAAGQDPSFVGRIRADQSVPGGKGLAMFVVGDNLRKGAALNAIQIAELLIEELDA
- a CDS encoding DUF4032 domain-containing protein, which codes for MSVSLQITAAYPEPALFDLPWHLPLENWPEETIAALPRGISRHVVQFAHLEGRVIAIKEISDSIAHREYDMLRDLGKIDAPAVTPLAVVTGRVSADGSPLQAALITEHLPYSLPYRALFGQWLKPETADRLIDALSILLVRLHLLGFYWGDVSLSNTLFRRDAGAFAAYLVDAETGELYEKLSNGKRTYDIDVARTNIIGELMDLQSGEMLDADVNVIALGDRLEERYTTLWGELTRVDSFATNERWRMDDRINRLNSLGFDVGEFTMTTDSAGTSVSIQPVVVDAGHYHRQIMRLTGLDVEENQARRLLNDIESYRAHSGLTDEPLRTVAQSWMLNIFEPSVSAIPVHLRGRLQPAELYHELLEHRWYMSEKAGHDVSMAYSTRSYIEQILIHRPDERALLNSGGD
- a CDS encoding aspartate kinase; protein product: MSLVVQKYGGSSVSDADALKRVAKRIVDTKKAGNDVVVVVSAMGDTTDELLDLAAQITSKPPAREMDILLTAGERVSMSLLAMAVDELGVPAHAYTGQQAGLRTDNQYGKASIVGIVPERIARDVKDGSVAIIAGFQGVNELNDVTTLGRGGSDTTAVALAAAMHADVCEIYTDVDGLYSADPRIVPSAHRVQSLDYEETLELAGQGAKILHLRAVEFARKYNVPLHVRSSFSELEGTWIMNKDERDMESPIITGIAHDRSQSKLSILGVPDVPGKAAKVFGKVAEVGANIDMIVQNVAASDPGKTDISFTLPSDSAAVALKAIEEMKDELQYREVTYNEKVGKLSLIGAGMRSHPGVSAKLFGALANTGINIDMISTSEIRISVVVHIDQLDEAVRAVHTAFDLDAEDTQAVVYGGTGR
- a CDS encoding ABC transporter ATP-binding protein; protein product: MATVTFSNATRVYPGSDKPAVDSLNLEIEDGEFLVLVGPSGCGKSTSLRMLAGLEEVDQGRIFIGDKDVTDVTPKDRDIAMVFQNYALYPHMTVAQNMGFALKIAGTPKEEINARVLEAAKILDLEEYLERKPKALSGGQRQRVAMGRAIVRQPQVFLMDEPLSNLDAKLRVQTRTQIASLQRRLGITTVYVTHDQTEALTMGDRIAVLKDGLLQQVGTPREMYDSPANRFVAGFIGSPAMNIGSWRIDGDHAIYGEARVPLPADVQSSISPEDDNRIIVGFRPENLERAEAGAEYTIPVKVTLVEELGSDAYIYGSVLGHESEVDKFGSGDGSDQVVIRIPPASVPEADEVIHVQLKPGTGYFFSQSTGNALNRR